A genomic region of Erythrobacter sp. SCSIO 43205 contains the following coding sequences:
- the purQ gene encoding phosphoribosylformylglycinamidine synthase subunit PurQ, with translation MGFKAGVVTFPGSNCDRDMAVALEAVTGAPAVRIWHGDADLPDGLDFIALPGGFSYGDYLRSGAMAARSPILKAVVKAAERGVPVLGVCNGFQVLTESGLLPGALMRNAGQTFVCRTADLEVVNTSSIYTTGFEPGQTLRIPVAHHDGNYFADEATLDRLEGEDRVAFRYSDNVNGSRRNIAGILSANGRVLGMMPHPERAIEPAAHPSLGGEDGRALFENVVKALVAA, from the coding sequence ATGGGCTTTAAAGCGGGCGTTGTCACCTTCCCCGGCTCCAATTGCGACCGCGATATGGCGGTGGCTTTGGAAGCCGTCACTGGCGCACCTGCTGTGCGGATCTGGCACGGCGATGCGGATTTGCCAGACGGCCTTGACTTTATCGCTCTGCCCGGCGGATTTTCCTACGGCGATTACCTGCGTTCCGGCGCAATGGCAGCGCGCAGCCCGATCTTGAAAGCCGTGGTCAAGGCAGCCGAGCGTGGCGTTCCTGTGCTCGGCGTGTGCAATGGGTTTCAAGTCCTCACCGAAAGCGGACTGCTCCCGGGCGCTTTGATGCGCAATGCGGGACAGACTTTCGTATGCCGCACCGCCGATCTCGAAGTGGTCAACACAAGCTCGATCTACACCACCGGCTTTGAGCCGGGACAAACCTTGCGCATTCCGGTCGCCCATCACGACGGCAATTACTTCGCTGATGAGGCGACTCTCGACAGGCTTGAGGGTGAGGACCGCGTGGCTTTTCGCTACTCGGACAACGTCAATGGCTCGCGCCGCAATATTGCTGGGATTCTGAGCGCCAATGGCCGGGTTCTGGGCATGATGCCGCACCCTGAACGCGCGATTGAACCGGCTGCCCACCCCTCGCTTGGCGGAGAAGACGGGCGCGCTCTGTTTGAGAATGTAGTAAAGGCGCTGGTCG
- the purS gene encoding phosphoribosylformylglycinamidine synthase subunit PurS — MKVRILVRLKPGVLDPQGRAVHHSLDGLGFEGVNDVRIGRMIEMDVADGTSDETLTKMCEQLLANMVIEDYAIERLDDQKEPA, encoded by the coding sequence ATGAAAGTTCGCATCCTCGTCCGCCTGAAACCCGGAGTGCTCGATCCGCAAGGGCGCGCGGTGCACCATTCACTGGACGGCCTTGGCTTTGAAGGCGTCAATGATGTGCGCATCGGTCGCATGATCGAAATGGATGTGGCAGACGGCACCAGCGATGAAACGCTGACCAAAATGTGTGAGCAATTGCTCGCCAATATGGTGATCGAAGATTACGCGATTGAGCGGCTCGATGATCAGAAGGAGCCCGCCTGA